The Deltaproteobacteria bacterium genomic interval TTCTGGACAGTCTGTCAGTGGGTCCAGTATATCTTCCCATTTACTCAATAACCTCCTTGAATTCCAACGGAAGGAATGTCGATAAGCATTTTGTCATTTTATACCCTTCTTCTCCCCGGCGGCCTGCAGCCGTTATGGGGGATCGGTGTCACGTCCCTTATGTATGTAACTTTTAGTCCCGAGGCCTGGATGGACCTTATGGCGGGCTCCCTTCCCGGACCCGGTCCCTTGACATATACCGAAACGCTTTTCATCCCGACCGAGGCGGCCTTCTTCGCGGCGTCCTCAGCCGCGATCTGCGCGGCAAAGGGCGTTCCCTTACGCG includes:
- the rpsK gene encoding 30S ribosomal protein S11 encodes the protein MAIKKTGKKKAKKFVEQGVVNIQATFNNTIITISDNSGNVIAWSSGGTKGFKGTRKGTPFAAQIAAEDAAKKAASVGMKSVSVYVKGPGPGREPAIRSIQASGLKVTYIRDVTPIPHNGCRPPGRRRV